Proteins encoded in a region of the Neodiprion lecontei isolate iyNeoLeco1 chromosome 5, iyNeoLeco1.1, whole genome shotgun sequence genome:
- the LOC107217254 gene encoding IQ motif and SEC7 domain-containing protein 1 isoform X8, whose protein sequence is MDRPSHSASLGQVHGAGSHGMYSTGSQSALSTSYITGQSYIQGQNYIHTSYPASTTQAFPHAGYPQPQSYGAMVQGYGGQPQSSYQQPLHKKGSVRNGDVLKRCRLQNPYELSQDLLDKQIEMLERKYGGVKARNAALTIQRAFRRYTLLKKFAAITAMAKAEKRLSRRLQETAERPGSAMENERVAYHSQIYIQQVQSANNRPMPIRSMSLRERRHIDNSQSSAHIPRSQSGRCEIQAGPTQSPAAGHHQNNHNLHQNSHNVHQLGRHTPSLMPSPCVRHQQPPPSPCWDSSSQGSGSSIHYYNPQEALCGLRQETPPRDMHRTPCTSPSTPQNLQAPPPQSWGNSSQPGSGSRVRNSGKKVPPEVPKRTSSITSRSMEGRHNGLSKSVENGSLSSVQSSGSDSTNCESSEGDAHRGSPIWKHKGISSSPEHQECGHITESSGPMSSIKELSHSHASSGYQLPLMDDTEAPPQTSYKVSETVRKRQYRVGLNLFNKKPERGISYLIRRGFLENSPQGVARFLISRKGLSKQMIGEYLGNLQNSFNMAVLECFSHELDLSGMQVDVALRKFQAYFRMPGEAQKIERLMEVYSQRYCQCNPDVVARLRSPDTVFVLAFAIIMLNTDLHTPNLKPERRMRLDDFIKNLRGIDDCGDIDRDILVGIYERVKANEFKPGSDHVTQVMKVQATIVGKKPNMALPHRRLVCYCRLYEIPDIHKKERPGVHQREVFLFNDLLVVTKILSKKKSSVTYTFRQSFPLCGMVVTLFEVAHYPYGIRLSQRVDGKVLVTFNARNEHDRCKFAEDLRESISEMDEMETLRIETELERQKSSRGARGSAENRDSGVADVEVCPCPGTCTERTEAVDLDTQLKRSALSNSLLDIHEQFAGEKPQRRGSVGSLDSGMSISFQSTSASSMSQGVKNQNPVQAHHPVHPGATIPGGAKGLAQQPSFLGGLFAKRERKPSRSEDTGPYSRTTEV, encoded by the exons ATGGATAGGCCATCGCACAGCGCCAGTCTTGGGCAAGTTCATGGTGCGGGTTCCCACGGGATGTATTCTACCGGAAGTCAGTCGGCGCTCTCTACTTCGTACATCACAGGACAGTCGTACATCCAGGGCCAGAATTATATTCACACGTCGTACCCGGCATCAACGACCCAAGCATTTCCACACGCTGGATACCCGCAACCACAAAGCTATGGTGCTATGGTCCAAGGCTATGGTGGGCAACCTCAGTCATCTTACCAGCAGCCACTGCATAAAAAGGGCTCCGTCAGAAATGGCGACGTTCTCAAGCGTTGCAGACTTCAAAACCC GTACGAGCTCTCCCAAGACCTGCTAGACAAGCAGATTGAAATGCTGGAGCGAAAATACGGCGGTGTAAAAGCTAGAAACGCAGCTCTGACAATCCAGCGAGCGTTCCGCAGGTATACACTGCTGAAGAAATTCGCGGCGATCACAGCAATGGCCAAAGCAGAAAAACGACTCAGCAGACGTCTGCAGGAGACAGCTGAGAGACCAGGAAGCGCGATGGAGAATGAGAGAGTCGCTTACCACAGTCAGATATACATACAGCAAGTCCAATCGGCAAACAACCGACCAATGCCCATCAGAAGTATGTCGTTGAGGGAAAGAAGGCATATCGACAATTCTCAATCGTCCGCTCATATACCGAGAAGTCAGAGTGGCCGCTGCGAGATCCAAGCTGGTCCCACTCAGTCCCCGGCCGCAGGGCACCATCAGAATAACCACAACTTGCATCAGAACAGTCACAACGTGCATCAACTTGGCCGTCACACGCCTTCGCTGATGCCCAGCCCTTGCGTAAGACATCAACAACCTCCTCCGAGTCCGTGTTGGGACTCGAGTTCCCAGGGTAGCGGGTCTAGCATCCATTACTACAACCCTCAAGAAGCCCTGTGCGGCTTGAGACAGGAGACGCCACCTAGAGATATGCATAGAACTCCGTGCACGTCTCCGTCGACCCCGCAGAACCTTCAGGCCCCGCCGCCTCAGTCATGGGGCAACAGTTCCCAGCCAGGATCCGGGAGCAGAGTCAGGAATTCGGGGAAAAAAGTACCGCCGGAAGTTCCGAAGAGAACGTCATCGATAACTTCCAGGTCTATGGAGGGTAGACATAACGGGCTCAGCAAGAGTGTTGAGAATGGAAGTCTGAGCTCTGTCCAAAGCTCTGGGAGCGACTCGACAAATTGCGAAAGTTCCGAGGGTGACGCTCACAGAGGTTCGCCGATATGGAAACACAAAGGAATC TCGAGTTCACCCGAACACCAAGAATGCGGACACATAACAGAGAGCAGCGGTCCGATGAGCAGCATAAAAGAACTAAGTCATTCGCACGCCAGCTCCGGCTACCAGCTCCCATTGATGGATGATACGGAAGCACCACCGCAAACAAGTTATAAAGTTTCGGAGACTGTCAGAAAACGCCAGTACAGAGTGGGGCTGAATTTGTTTAACAAAAAACCGGAGCGGGGTATCAGCTACCTAATCAGGCGAGGCTTTTTGGAAAACAGTCCCCAAGGTGTCGCCAGGTTTCTGATCAGCAGGAAAGGATTGTCCAAACAGATGATCGGGGAGTATCTTGGAAACCTCCAGAATTCGTTCAACATGGCTGTTCTAGA GTGCTTCTCTCACGAACTGGATCTGTCGGGTATGCAGGTCGACGTAGCCCTTCGTAAATTCCAAGCATATTTCCGCATGCCCGGTGAGGCACAGAAAATCGAACGTCTGATGGAAGTTTACAGCCAACGGTACTGTCAGTGCAACCCTGACGTAGTCGCTCGTCTACGCTCGCCGGATACGGTCTTCGTATTAGCGTTTGCGATAATAATGCTGAACACCGATTTGCACACGCCAAACTTGAAACCCGAGCGAAGGATGAGACTCGatgatttcataaaaaatctACGGGGAATAGACGACTGCGGAGATATCGACCGGGACATACTCGTTGGGATATACGAGAGAGTTAAGGCCAACGAGTTCAAACCTGGTTCGGACCATGTTACTCAAGTGATGAAGGTCCAGGCAACGATCGTTGGCAAAAAACCAAACATGGCTCTGCCGCATCGTAGACTCGTGTGCTACTGTAGGCTGTACGAAATACCGGATATCCACAAGAAGGAAAGACCTGGCGTTCATCAGAGAGAAGTATTCCTCTTCAACGATCTCCTCGTTGTGACGAAGATATTGAGCAAGAAGAAGAGCAGCGTCACTTACACATTCAGACAGAGTTTCCCACTCTGCGGTATGGTCGTTACTTTGTTCGAAGTTGCAC ATTATCCTTACGGGATAAGATTGTCCCAACGCGTCGACGGTAAGGTGCTCGTGACGTTCAACGCGAGAAACGAACACGACCGCTGCAAGTTTGCAGAGGACTTGAGGGAGTCGATCAGTGAAATGGACGAGATGGAGACACTGAGGATCGAGACGGAATTGGAAAGGCAGAAAAGCAGCCGCGGGGCGAGAGGCAGCGCCGAAAATCGAGACTCCGGCGTTGCAGACGTCGAGGTTTGTCCCTGTCCCGGAACTTGCACGGAAAGAACTGAGGCGGTGGATCTTGATACGCAGCTGAAGAGGTCCGCGCTGAGTAATTCACTACTGGATATCCACGAGCAGT TTGCAGGAGAGAAACCACAACGGCGTGGAAGCGTTGGCTCGCTGGATAGCGGTATGtctatttcttttcaatctaCTTCAGCCAGCTCGATGAGCCAGGGCGTAAAGAATCAAAATCCGGTGCAAGCGCATCATCCTGTTCACCCAGGGGCAACTATCCCTGGGGGTGCTAAGGGTTTGGCTCAGCAGCCATCTTTTCTAGGAGGTCTTTTCGCCAAACGCGAACGCAAACCGTCGAGATCTGAAGATACTGGGCCATACAGTCGTACTACCGAAGTATGA